gttaacatatgtcagtgcaagctgatTTCAGTTAGGACAactcaaacaagcattttagtcttggactagactTAAAGCCTGTGAGGGAAACTATTAAATAATGACACATCTGTGATGTACTGAAGTTAATGATGGGTGGATATCCTCATGTTTACCTGTTTCTTACACACAGGAGTGATAAAACCTGCAGATCGACAGAAGAGAGCAGTGGGACTTTTCTTTGGACTAAACGCAAATCCTTTAGTGTTCATCTGATTGGTAGGTTTATCAGACTCCTAACAGGAGAAAAAGACcggaagattgtaaaaacttcAACAGTTTAACAGATCACATCTCAAATACAACAGAATGTGAGACTTAGATCACAGAAGTTAACGGATAAATACgggcagagagagaaagaaagagagagagtgagtgaacGAGTGAGTGAGCAAGCAAGAGATTGAATTAGCGAGAGAGtgaagggcgatttatagtcgtgcgtaggttctacgccgtagctacggcgtaggttatccgtagcctgtgcgtagctctgtgTAGCCAAacgcgcacctcgcaaaatttttaacagcgcgtcagttctatgcggatcgcaagcgctgtgattggtccaccagaacccctagtgtcaggtaaaaaaaaactgcgtcataggtatttccgtttgcgacggtgaaaacaaagaatggccaagttgaggagtgatttaaaagtcgctgtttatttacatccatcattgctggtctttttaaattatacacaacaagttgctgtttcttcttcgtttgtggcttaacttgcaaagtttcttcttctttggcgttcgcgctgctactgtggttacacgcgtggttactgcctaccagcggcctgcgcgcgtgtttgcacgtcgacgcagacgacgacgcaaaagtataaacgaaaaccgacgcggaacctacgccgtaggacctacacaCAACCATAACGAGCCCTTGAGTAAGAGAACAAGTGAGTGAGCAAGCGAGAAAATTAGTGAGTGAGTGAGCAAGAGAAAGAGTAAGCGAGAGATTGACTTAgcgagagagtgagtgagagaaaGAGTGAGTGAGCAAGCAAGAGAGAGAGTAAGCGAGAGAacgagtgagtgagcgagtAAGAGAAAGAGTTAGCGAGAGAGTAAGAGAACGAGTGAGCAAGCAAGAAAACGAGTGAGCAAGCGAGAAAACGAGTAAGCGAGCGagcaagagaaagagagaacgagtgAGTGAGCAAGCAAGAGAAAGAGTAAGCGAGAGATTGAGTTAGCAAGAGAGAGttagtgaatgagtgagtgagaaAGAATGAGATTGATTGAGTGAGCGAGAGATTGAGTTAGCGTGAAAGTGAGTAAGAGAACAAGTGAGTGAGAGAACGGAGTGAGTGAGCGAGAAAGAATAAGCGAGAGATTAAGTAAGCAAGAGAGAGtaagtgaatgagtgagtgagcgagcaAGCAAGAGAGTGAGATTGACTGAGTGAGCGAGAGATTGAGTTAGCGAGAGAGTGAGACTGAGTGAGCGTGAGATTGAGTGAGCGAGAAGGCGAGTAAGAGAACGAGTGAGTGAGCGAGAAAGAGTGAGTGAGCAAGAAAAAGTAAGCGAGAGATTGAGTTAGCAAGAGAGAGTAAGTGAAtgagtgaatgagtgagtgagcgaACGAGCAAGAAAGTGAGATTGATTGAGTGAGCGAGAGAGTAAGATTTAGTGAGCGAGAGATTAAGTTAGCAAGAGAGAGTAAGTGAATGAGTGAGCGAACGAGCAAGAGAGTGAGATTGAGTGAGCAAGAGATTGAGCTAGCGAGAGAGAATGAGAACGAGTGAGTGAGCAAGCGAGAGAACGAGTGAGTGAGCCAGCAAGAGAAAGAGTTGGCGAGAGAGAGTTAGTGAATGAGTGAGACTGAGTGAGCgagagagtgagcgagagaGTGAGATTGAGTGAGCGAGAGAGTGAGACTGAGTGAGCGAGAGAGTGAAACCGAGTGAGCGAGAGAGTGAGACCGAGTGAGCGAGAGAGTGAGACCGAGTGAGCGAGAGAGTGAGACCGAGTGAGCGAGAGAGTGAGACCGAGTGAGCGAGAGAGTGAGACCGAGTGAGCGAGAGAGTGAGACCGAGTGAGCGAGAGAGTGAGACCGAGTGAGCGAGAGAGTGAGACCGAGTGAGCGAGAGAGTGAGACCGAGTGAGCGAGAGAGTGAGACCGAGTGAGCGAGAGAGTGAGACCGAGTGAGCGAGAGAGTGAGACCGAGTGAGCGAGACCGAGTGAGCGAGAGAGCGAGACAGAGTGAGCGAGAGAGTGAGACCGAGTGAGCGAGAGAGTGAGACCGAGTGAGCGAGACCGAGTGAGCGAGAGAGTGAGACCGAGTGAGCGAGAGAGTGAGACCGAGTGAGCGAGAGAGACTGAGTGAGCAAGAAAAAGTATGCGAGAGATTGAGTTAGCAAGAGAGAGTAAGTGAATGAGCGAACGAGCAAGAGAGTGAGATTGATTGAGCGAGAGAGTAAGATTTAGTGAGCAAGAGATTGAGTTAGCAAGAGAGAGtaagtgaatgagtgagtgagcgaACGAGCAAGAGAGTGAGATTGAGTGAGCAAGAGATTGAGCTAGCGAGAGAGAATGAGAACAAGTAAGTGAGCAAGCGAGAGAACGAGTGAGTGAGCCAGCAAGAGAAAGAGTTAGAGTGAGACCGAGTGAGCGAGAGAGTGAGACCGAGTGAGCGAGAGAGTGAGACAGAGTGAgcgagagagtgagtgagagagtgagATTGAGTGAGCGATAGGGCTGCACGATGTGAGGAAAAGTTGCGATGTGCGGTGacattgtttaatgttgtgATGACAATGTGAGTTgcgataaatattttatatttttcatgttttaggggccattcacatgtcgCACCTAAAAACGCGTGGAAAATGCTAGACACATAGGTTATTGTCACATGACCTCCACGCTGCGCTTGTGTCATTCTGAAAAGTtcaaatgtttttgaaaagccTGGAAGAAACGAGCGCGTCGCACCGCGTGTGAGTCGCGACCGCGGCGCTTCCAGAGCGCACATACTGcacgcctacatttgaaataatgaacttGAGCGTGCAATAGACGCAACATATGAATCACCGCTTCCACAGTACCTGTGTTTGCGGCGTCATctctcctaaatccaaaataattccaTGATATAGCTTCATCTGACAACACATTTTCCTCACTCTTCTCTCCTTCCTCCGCCATCGTTTTTGCTAACAGGCACAGCGTCGCAACTGACACCTCACAAATCAATCTGAGCGTAGCTGACTTGGGGGTTCCCCTGACTGGCCTAATAGCATGAACGCGCAAACCATGTCTTCAGGACTAAACGTGATAGGTCAAACGTTTATTACATGCGCTTACCGTTTTCCCTTCATTCATCACGTCAAGGCTGTCTGTTGCGATGTGTTAATCGTGCGATGAGTTCATATCGCGATGACGTTGAAAATTCAATGTATCGTTCAGCCCTAGTGAGCGAGAGAGTGAGATTGAGCGAGCGAGAGAGTGAGATTGAGTGAgcgagagagagtgagcgagagagagtgagtgagtgagcgagaGAGTGAGATTGAGCGAGCGAGAGAGTGAGATTGAGCGagcgagagagtgagagagtactactcacattaaatatttttagtttCTTCACACTGTCTGGTTCTGCGTGTCCATTCATTaagtttctctttctcttcacgCTTTCATTTGTTTCTCCGTTCAGCTCCATAGATTTcagtttcttcttcttcttcttgttcaCAGTGTTTGTCTCTGTGTTTTCATGACTCTGTGTTTGTTTCTCATCTATATGAAGCGTCTCTGCCGTTTCATCTGATTCTCCGCACTCTTCAGACCTCACagctttcttttttattttgctcTTTTTTACCTTCATCTTGTTTTCAGTCTTCTCTTCTTTGACATCTGTCGGGTCATCTGTGGaagttttctttgtctttttcTTCTTCAGTGTTGTTGTGACTGTGGAGAGATCAGGTGCGGTGGTGTTAGTGTGCATTTCTGCACAGCAGTTTTCAGTTTGTTTATCGTCCGTCTGTGAACAGTCACCTGTGGTTTCTCCATCAGCGGCACATCTTGTCTTTTTCTTCAGTTTTCTTTTCTTCTTCTGCAGTGCAGGAGGAACGACGCTGAGGTCAGAGAGCTCTTCATCTGCTCCACGTTCACTTTCCTTCTTCATCTTCTTTTGTTTCTTCACTGGTCTGAGATCAGATGTATCCTGCTGTTCTTTTGGAGGATCACTAATTGAAATCATGCATTTGCTCTGCTCTTCACTAACCTCTAAACCTTTggctttcttttttttgttcatGTTCAGTGGTTTAGAGGCAGGAACGTCAACCGTCTCTATCATGGGTCTGTCTACATCTGAACCCGTCTGATCTTCGATACCCTTTAAACGTCTCTTCTTTccctttttcttcttttcttttgaTGGAACTGATTCAGGTGTTATCTCCGAGCTCTCCGTATCTGCTGGACGTTCAACACCattattattacattagaaAATGTTAATCTTAAAGGCTACTTTATAATTGTACAACAACCCAACTATTGTggtttatattgttttaaagTCACTCCATCAGATGAATCTGTGCACCAATTCAAACCATCACAAATTATGAATCACATCATCTCCTAAAGCTTCTCATGAGAAATagacttcatgttaatcatcaAGTTTTTATAGTATCAGTACAGTATATATACCAGCGGTTTTTAATCCTGATCCTGTACATTTCTCTAATTATCTGATGATCAGAGTCAGATGTTTCAGATAAGGGAGTCAAACTGTACAGCAGTGGACCACCAGGTACAAGATTGAGCACCACTGGTATATACACAGACAGTACTGTACCAGTGTATCAGGATAGACGTTTTTCAGGAAACAAGACATCTTATGAGACTCTGTTGTTTGGTCAAAATGACCCCAAGCACAAAGCTACGATCAAACAGAACCATAGTGAACATATGGGAAGATCCTAACACTGAAAACTGTATCATCTCTCTGTCCAACATTATTCATTTAGAAAAACTGGTGATGATTAATATCCAGAGACTGACAGGTGGATCAGACATATTCAACCCATAGAAAGATTAATGATATTTCATGGTCTTCACGCTTTCCCCGCAAGCAATTCTTTTTTAAAGTTACCACCCAGCGCCATGATTTTCACACAAATGTAAtgcctttaaatataaatatattaacataGACTATactatcaaatgaaagaatagaccctctgcttcaaaaaaaaaatcttcatttgttctctttttatcaccttcTCAAAGACTGAATTATCTcataggtttcttcaaaaatactataataaaataatagagAGATAGTAGAATTTTGATAAAGGACTTTAGTTAGAGATAAGATTCAGAGCAAAAATCAAAACATGCAGTTTTTCCTGATTTTGGATCAGTGGGTGCTTCAGTGgtttataagttgtgtaagagtgccacctaatggataatagcagaaatatggattgcagTAAAAACTTGTTAATGGCAGGAAAGGAGTTAATGACTTTTtttggtttcaaaaataatgttGTTGTAATTTTAGTGAAAAATAGTTTAACTCTTCCCCCACCATTGAGAAAAAATTAGATAAATTCATGTTTCTGCTATTATgcagtaggtggcgctgtaactCACCTTATGTTCAACACCTAACAGTTCAACACCTGTGGATCCAAAAGCAGTAAAAACTCAGTgtattgttctgaatctgatccgAGCAAAAGTCTTttcaaaatgtttataaaagCTGCATTTGTTTAGACAAAAACTGGTCCAGCAGCTTTGGTAAATCTTGTAGCTTAAGAGTTAAAACAGCAGTCCTCAGCTGCCTGCAAGGTCCCTGTGCCTTTGTTTTCTCTCGGGATGTACGCATCTCTGCACAGCACgtctttgtgatttactgtgtTTCTGGACTGTATGGGGTGGTTCACATTTCGTATCTAAACCCACGCTGAAAACGTGTCCATGCCGACTCTCTCCAAAGCGCTCCGCTAGCGTCTGTCGTAGCAACAAACTTGCTAGAAAAAGACTGCACTGTGACCGCATCGGTCCCTATTTGAGCACACATTTCCCACTTTTGTTCTTCTCAAAATGAGCCACAGGATTTTTTTCTGCCATTCCGAATTAATATTGTATTtttccctgctaaaaaaacaattgacaccatcacagaaattctattgttttttttgggggaattttattggttcttatggaatatggcccaaaacacactacagtgtattggtatTTGTTCTCTAAGGGTAttttggtctctaatggtatgtattggttctatgtattggttctaatggaatatggcccaaaacacactggTAAAAGCTAacggttcctattggtattttaatgaaaaccattagaattttctgtaatggttttattgttttttttcagcagggttctAAAGTAAGTCTTTGTTTTCGTCAAATCACCGCACGCATTTGCACACATGCTCCTAGATAGATTTATCAATTCGCacgcatttatttattatttatgcgGAACTCATGCTCACACTGTTGTACCTGTCGACTGCCTCTGTTCtttgtacatgtatttatttaaagaaaatattctgggaccttttaaaacattgtgaaaatcataataaatgctgccgctggctgacaacttttgaaaaaatgctgtcagggaaagagttaagacaCTGTAGAAACACACCGTGATATGTTTGGTGTAATGATGGATCCTAttccaataaaacagacaagACACATTTTATTAGCTGATGTTGATTTCTCTAAAGAAATGAACCTTTGTCGGTCTTCTCCTGTGACTGTTTGTTTaatctcttcttcttcttccttctCCTCCTGTTGTCATCTTCATCATCCTCATCACTAGACACGACCTCCACCTCATCCTGAGGGAAAACACCTGTTCATGcgacaaaaaaaacaacatcagtCAGAAACATGAGATGAGCTGCTGGAAATAATCTGAACTTCAGATAGAGAAAAGACTTTACCTTCAAACAAGTCTCGAAAACTGAGGAGAAAAAACAACACCACAATTAaatcaaaaacaacaaacaaacatttgtgtGGAAAATGTCAGGAAACAGAAAAACTGCACTTACATTTTCACAAACTTGTAGATCTTTGAGCGGTTGAAGCTTGGGATATTTGTATAACTGGCCAACTGAAATAGTCTGTCAGCTATCGCACCATAGTCAAACTGAAGAAAAAAGCAAAGAGTTAACAAACAGATGACATTATCAGAGACATATTAAGATCAAAGTATAAGGTATCAGAGTATGTCATACTCTGAGACACACATTTACTCCTGATCACATGTTATTATCACATCTGTGTCTCTACGAGTCAAGTCCTGTATCTGCTACATACAAAGATCTTTAAGGACAAAACAAATTCATTTGAGTTTTTATAACACACACCTGAAGAACGGATCCACATTCAGCGCCATCTTTGACATCCTGCTCATAGGAAAAATCATCTCCCAAATCACTATCGTCCTCCTCATGATCTGAGATCAAGAACACAAACATTTCCATGAGAAGTTCCTTAGAAACACTAAAGCTGCAGTTTCATTTTACCTACCATCATCTTCTGCAGCTTTCATCTTCATCCGATTCTCACCGGCCTCTTCGTCTTCAGATTCAGATTCCCGTCCTTCATTTTGACGAATCTCTCTCAGCAGATCCTCGATGGCGAAAGGAACCTGATCCACAATGGTGTTGAAGATGTTGCTTCCGATGGCCTTCAACAGCACTCGACTGAaaagataaagagaaaacgaGCACAGAATGAGTGACAAGAGGAACCGACAGGAACAAACAAGTACAAGAGAAGTTGTGATGTCATACTCTTTGGTTTTGGCCATTGCCTTGCAAAAGGGCTCGATGAAGGTTAGGTTCTGTTCGGCCGTGAGctgaaagaaaagaaaaccaTTAAAGCCTGTGCTCACATAACTGACacaaacactaaaaacacctgTATCATGATAAAGCTCCAATTCATTTcatgtttaaaaacacaaaccaaCAACACAACAGCAAGAGAGCTCACAGTCATCTATCATAACAACATTTCTCATCACATTTGAAATCACAACAGCATCTTTATATAAGCGCCAGAAGATTGATGTGTTACCGTAGCTGAACCGATGAGAGCAAGTTCATTCAAATAAAGATCCAGGATGTGAAGAATGAGTCCGGACGGAGCGGAGCTGGAGCTCTGCAGAAGCTGTCCTGAGATCAGCTCTAAAAACTCATTCACCACACTACAAGATCATCACAAAGACATTCAGATTCACAT
This genomic interval from Misgurnus anguillicaudatus chromosome 17, ASM2758022v2, whole genome shotgun sequence contains the following:
- the rrp1 gene encoding ribosomal RNA processing protein 1 homolog B isoform X1; translation: MASKQEAEIIFAQKLASNEKPIRSKALLKLRKYISVRSEKEQGGFSEDELLKIWKGLFYCLWMQDLPLLQEELSTKISGLLHSFRTVDSQFLYFKTFLQTMKREWNGIDRLRMDKFYQCVRFVFREVFEMLKRQDWKPSVVNEFLELISGQLLQSSSSAPSGLILHILDLYLNELALIGSATLTAEQNLTFIEPFCKAMAKTKDRVLLKAIGSNIFNTIVDQVPFAIEDLLREIRQNEGRESESEDEEAGENRMKMKAAEDDDHEEDDSDLGDDFSYEQDVKDGAECGSVLQFDYGAIADRLFQLASYTNIPSFNRSKIYKFVKIFRDLFEGVFPQDEVEVVSSDEDDEDDNRRRRKKKKRLNKQSQEKTDKADTESSEITPESVPSKEKKKKGKKRRLKGIEDQTGSDVDRPMIETVDVPASKPLNMNKKKKAKGLEVSEEQSKCMISISDPPKEQQDTSDLRPVKKQKKMKKESERGADEELSDLSVVPPALQKKKRKLKKKTRCAADGETTGDCSQTDDKQTENCCAEMHTNTTAPDLSTVTTTLKKKKTKKTSTDDPTDVKEEKTENKMKVKKSKIKKKAVRSEECGESDETAETLHIDEKQTQSHENTETNTVNKKKKKKLKSMELNGETNESVKRKRNLMNGHAEPDSVKKLKIFNESDKPTNQMNTKGFAFSPKKSPTALFCRSAGFITPVCKKQSLKISKSETKKVTFGLKNNKTMEFRKMDRSSLLSPAGQSQVAFDPKKTPKSGVLKSPTSSPAIRRRSTAADFF
- the rrp1 gene encoding ribosomal RNA processing protein 1 homolog B isoform X2; the protein is MASKQEAEIIFAQKLASNEKPIRSKALLKLRKYISVRSEKEQGGFSEDELLKIWKGLFYCLWMQDLPLLQEELSTKISGLLHSFRTVDSQFLYFKTFLQTMKREWNGIDRLRMDKFYQCVRFVFREVFEMLKRQDWKPSVVNEFLELISGQLLQSSSSAPSGLILHILDLYLNELALIGSATLTAEQNLTFIEPFCKAMAKTKDRVLLKAIGSNIFNTIVDQVPFAIEDLLREIRQNEGRESESEDEEAGENRMKMKAAEDDDHEEDDSDLGDDFSYEQDVKDGAECGSVLQFDYGAIADRLFQLASYTNIPSFNRSKIYKFVKIFRDLFEGVFPQDEVEVVSSDEDDEDDNRRRRKKKKRLNKQSQEKTDKDTESSEITPESVPSKEKKKKGKKRRLKGIEDQTGSDVDRPMIETVDVPASKPLNMNKKKKAKGLEVSEEQSKCMISISDPPKEQQDTSDLRPVKKQKKMKKESERGADEELSDLSVVPPALQKKKRKLKKKTRCAADGETTGDCSQTDDKQTENCCAEMHTNTTAPDLSTVTTTLKKKKTKKTSTDDPTDVKEEKTENKMKVKKSKIKKKAVRSEECGESDETAETLHIDEKQTQSHENTETNTVNKKKKKKLKSMELNGETNESVKRKRNLMNGHAEPDSVKKLKIFNESDKPTNQMNTKGFAFSPKKSPTALFCRSAGFITPVCKKQSLKISKSETKKVTFGLKNNKTMEFRKMDRSSLLSPAGQSQVAFDPKKTPKSGVLKSPTSSPAIRRRSTAADFF